In Candidatus Berkelbacteria bacterium, the DNA window ATTCAGGGTTTTGCACCCCAAATGCCGCGGAAATAACCACAATATCTGGTTTGAATTGCTTAATATTTGCTTGGTCGAAACCGATTTTTGGCTCGATACCGAGCTCGGCGAAGCGGCGTTCCGTCGCTTCGTCAGCATATGAGCCGCTATCGTCGCTCCCCGCCACCTCATAGCCTAAACTCTTCATCATTACCGCCAAACCTGACATCGCTACTCCCCTTATGCCGATAAAATAGTAACGATGTGGCACTTTATTTTTTCTGGCCATTTTCAATCTCCCGAATAATCATTTCAATCGCGTCCTCATTATAAAAGTAGCCTTTTAATTTCATTCCCAGCACACTCAACTCAGCTCGGTCATTTAAGAGCGCCGATAAATTCTCATACAACTTATCAGGCGAGAGCTGATACTCCTCGCGCATAATTACAGCGTGCTCACGCTTAAGAGTTTTTGCGTTTTCAACTTGATGATTACCGGCAGCTGTTGGTAGCGGGATTAGATACATTGCCTTGCCGAACAGGGCTCCCTCAGCAACTGTTGTCGAACCAGCCCGGCTGACAACAACATCAGCGGCTTGAAAATAATAAGCTAGCTCACGGTCCAAGAAACTAAAAGGCTTGTACGCTGCCCGGTCCTTTTTATCTAAGCTGTCCTGTAATTTTTGATAAATACTGGCTTCTCTCTCGCCTGTCACATGAACAATGTCGGCAGTTGCCACAAGCTTTTTGACAACTTGGCGTATCAGGGAATTGATTGCTGATGCACCTTGAATTCCGCCCAGAATTAGAACCAACGGCCGTGTTTTTTTGGGCGAACGAAGACGAGCCGCCTGACGAAGCGTCTTCCTTATCGGTATACCAACTTGTAGGTAACGAGAGTCGTGATTGGGATAAACCTCTGGAGCAAACGCAGTAAAAACTCGAGCGGCAAATCTAGCCGAAAGACGATTTGTTAGCCCCATAACCGAGTCTGATTCGTGGATAAATACTGGTTTTCGCAGTACCCAGGCTGCGTAAACCATCGGCAAAGCAACGTAGCCGCCCTTACTCATGACCGCTGTTGCCCCAGTTTTAATCAATAAACGTAAGGCCTGAAAAAAGCCCTCAATTGTTCGAAAAGCGCTAATCAAATTGGCTAGCGTGGTCCCAAGCGTCAGTTGTCGCCGCATTTTACCAGCAGCTATTGGCTGAAATTGCCAACCCAGTTCTTTAACGATAGCCTCTTCCCGCCCGCCTTTCTCACCAACGAAGACAAATGGCTTCGACTGAGCCGCCAGCTCCTCGCCAATCGCAACAAGCGGAAAAATATGACCGCCAGTGCCACCTCCCACAAGAATTATTGGTTTTGGTTGCTTTGATAAATTCACGTCGCTTCAAGAGCGAATATACCTTTAACCTTACGGATTGGCAAACCTTAACCTTCGAGTCTTTCGCGAGAAACGTTTGTCAGTAATCCAAGAGCGGCTAGCGAAATTATTAATGACGAACCGCCGTA includes these proteins:
- a CDS encoding UDP-N-acetylglucosamine--N-acetylmuramyl-(pentapeptide) pyrophosphoryl-undecaprenol N-acetylglucosamine transferase produces the protein MNLSKQPKPIILVGGGTGGHIFPLVAIGEELAAQSKPFVFVGEKGGREEAIVKELGWQFQPIAAGKMRRQLTLGTTLANLISAFRTIEGFFQALRLLIKTGATAVMSKGGYVALPMVYAAWVLRKPVFIHESDSVMGLTNRLSARFAARVFTAFAPEVYPNHDSRYLQVGIPIRKTLRQAARLRSPKKTRPLVLILGGIQGASAINSLIRQVVKKLVATADIVHVTGEREASIYQKLQDSLDKKDRAAYKPFSFLDRELAYYFQAADVVVSRAGSTTVAEGALFGKAMYLIPLPTAAGNHQVENAKTLKREHAVIMREEYQLSPDKLYENLSALLNDRAELSVLGMKLKGYFYNEDAIEMIIREIENGQKK